The following proteins are co-located in the Betta splendens chromosome 9, fBetSpl5.4, whole genome shotgun sequence genome:
- the ankrd39 gene encoding ankyrin repeat domain-containing protein 39 isoform X2, translating to MSSNRQQCSCCSHQVSNPSVHQTLNEMEFERGIWSAAMDGDLDRIKTLVFKGTDPNVRDASGYAALHYASRSGHLAICKFLLENGACSSPQTPGGATPLHRSAYCGHLDVARLLLHHRADPMLCDDDGASPLHKAAECGHEEVCLLLLEHCPALCNQTNKRLQLPHQLAQKAHLQELLKPHRKRRTEAWG from the exons ATGTCGTCTAACAGACAGCAGTGCTCATGTTGCTCCCATCAAGTTTCCAATCCCAGTGTGCATCAGACGCTGAATGAAATGGAATTTGAACGAG GGATCTGGTCTGCTGCCATGGACGGGGACTTGGACAGGATCAAAACTTTGGTCTTTAAAGGCACAGACCCTAATGTGAGAGACGCATCTGGTTATGCAGCTCTG CATTATGCGAGTCGCAGCGGTCACCTTGCTATATGCAAGTTTCTTCTTGAGAATGGGGCTTGTTCGTCTCCCCAGACGCCAGGCGGGGCCACACCACTGCATCGCTCGGCTTATTGCGGTCATCTGGATGTGGCCAGGCTTCTCTTGCATCACAGGGCAGATCCAATGCTCTGTGATGACGATGGCGCGTCCCCTTTACATAAG GCTGCAGAGTGTGGTCATGAAGAGGTGTGTCTGCTGCTTCTTGAGCACTGCCCAGCACTTTGCAACCAGACGAACAAGAGGCTGCAGCTACCTCACCAGTTGGCACAGAAGGCacatctgcaggagctgctgaaacCGCATCG GAAACGACGGACGGAAGCCTGGGGCTGA
- the ankrd39 gene encoding ankyrin repeat domain-containing protein 39 isoform X3 — protein MSSNRQQCSCCSHQVSNPSVHQTLNEMEFERVGIWSAAMDGDLDRIKTLVFKGTDPNVRDASGYAALHYASRSGHLAICKFLLENGACSSPQTPGGATPLHRSAYCGHLDVARLLLHHRADPMLCDDDGASPLHKAAECGHEEVCLLLLEHCPALCNQTNKRLQLPHQLAQKAHLQELLKPHR, from the exons ATGTCGTCTAACAGACAGCAGTGCTCATGTTGCTCCCATCAAGTTTCCAATCCCAGTGTGCATCAGACGCTGAATGAAATGGAATTTGAACGAG TAGGGATCTGGTCTGCTGCCATGGACGGGGACTTGGACAGGATCAAAACTTTGGTCTTTAAAGGCACAGACCCTAATGTGAGAGACGCATCTGGTTATGCAGCTCTG CATTATGCGAGTCGCAGCGGTCACCTTGCTATATGCAAGTTTCTTCTTGAGAATGGGGCTTGTTCGTCTCCCCAGACGCCAGGCGGGGCCACACCACTGCATCGCTCGGCTTATTGCGGTCATCTGGATGTGGCCAGGCTTCTCTTGCATCACAGGGCAGATCCAATGCTCTGTGATGACGATGGCGCGTCCCCTTTACATAAG GCTGCAGAGTGTGGTCATGAAGAGGTGTGTCTGCTGCTTCTTGAGCACTGCCCAGCACTTTGCAACCAGACGAACAAGAGGCTGCAGCTACCTCACCAGTTGGCACAGAAGGCacatctgcaggagctgctgaaacCGCATCGGTGA
- the ankrd39 gene encoding ankyrin repeat domain-containing protein 39 isoform X1, translating into MSSNRQQCSCCSHQVSNPSVHQTLNEMEFERVGIWSAAMDGDLDRIKTLVFKGTDPNVRDASGYAALHYASRSGHLAICKFLLENGACSSPQTPGGATPLHRSAYCGHLDVARLLLHHRADPMLCDDDGASPLHKAAECGHEEVCLLLLEHCPALCNQTNKRLQLPHQLAQKAHLQELLKPHRKRRTEAWG; encoded by the exons ATGTCGTCTAACAGACAGCAGTGCTCATGTTGCTCCCATCAAGTTTCCAATCCCAGTGTGCATCAGACGCTGAATGAAATGGAATTTGAACGAG TAGGGATCTGGTCTGCTGCCATGGACGGGGACTTGGACAGGATCAAAACTTTGGTCTTTAAAGGCACAGACCCTAATGTGAGAGACGCATCTGGTTATGCAGCTCTG CATTATGCGAGTCGCAGCGGTCACCTTGCTATATGCAAGTTTCTTCTTGAGAATGGGGCTTGTTCGTCTCCCCAGACGCCAGGCGGGGCCACACCACTGCATCGCTCGGCTTATTGCGGTCATCTGGATGTGGCCAGGCTTCTCTTGCATCACAGGGCAGATCCAATGCTCTGTGATGACGATGGCGCGTCCCCTTTACATAAG GCTGCAGAGTGTGGTCATGAAGAGGTGTGTCTGCTGCTTCTTGAGCACTGCCCAGCACTTTGCAACCAGACGAACAAGAGGCTGCAGCTACCTCACCAGTTGGCACAGAAGGCacatctgcaggagctgctgaaacCGCATCG GAAACGACGGACGGAAGCCTGGGGCTGA